Below is a genomic region from Catenuloplanes atrovinosus.
GTCCACGTCGGTCAGTGCCGGGCGGTGGGTCGCCGGATCGGCCCAGTCGAACCGCACGTCCGCCCGCGCGGACCGGCCCGCCCGGCGAACCGGGGTGCCGTGCGCCTCCAGCCGGCGGGCGAGGCGGCTGCCGGTGGTGCCGGAGGCGGCCGTGACCAGCACGGTCATGCGGACAGCTCCGCCATCAGCATCGGGTTCCAGTAGTCGCGGTAGTGCCGGATGCGGCCGTCGACAATGGTGAGCACCGCGACGTACCGGGCGGTGTAGGGAGCGCCGGTGGCGACGACCCGGCCGCTGGCGGCCAACTCGGCGACGATCACCCGCGGGTCCGCGGTCTCGTGCACCACGACGTCGTGGATGCGCTGGATGTCGAGCCAGTCGGTGTAGCCGTCCAGGTACGCCTCGACGGCGGCCCGGCCGTCGAGCCGCTGCGGGCGGCCGGGCGGCGCGAACGGGAACTCCATCACCGCGTCGTCGGCGTAGAGCGCGGTGAACGCGGCCATGTCGTGGGCGAGCAGCGCGTCGGTGGCACGCCGGAAGACGGCCACGGGGGTGTCGGTCACGAGTCCTCCACTAGACTGCGGACTGTCGGTCCGTTTCACCGTAGCGGACTATCGGTCCGTTTGGGAAGGCGGGTGTCGTGC
It encodes:
- a CDS encoding nuclear transport factor 2 family protein, whose translation is MTDTPVAVFRRATDALLAHDMAAFTALYADDAVMEFPFAPPGRPQRLDGRAAVEAYLDGYTDWLDIQRIHDVVVHETADPRVIVAELAASGRVVATGAPYTARYVAVLTIVDGRIRHYRDYWNPMLMAELSA